A genome region from Megalobrama amblycephala isolate DHTTF-2021 linkage group LG18, ASM1881202v1, whole genome shotgun sequence includes the following:
- the eif4ebp1 gene encoding eukaryotic translation initiation factor 4E-binding protein 1: protein MSMGSQKTTTQAIPTTRRITINDAAHMPHDYSTTPGGTLFSTTPGGTRIIYDRKFLLDCRSSPLARTPPCCLPDIPGVTSPPSATMNNDKAHPKQTVNNNSISPPADKIAGEDAQFEMDI, encoded by the exons ATGTCCATGGGCAGTCAGAAGACCACCACTCAGGCAATTCCGACCACCAGACGAATCACAATCAACGATGCGGCCCATATGCCTCATGATTACTCTACAACGCCCGGAGGGACCCTTTTTAGCACGACTCCTGGAG GCACCCGGATCATCTATGACCGAAAATTCCTGCTGGACTGTCGCAGCTCCCCGTTGGCACGCACACCACCCTGCTGCCTCCCTGACATTCCGGGGGTGACCAGTCCTCCTTCGGCCACCATGAATAATGACAAGGCCCACCCCAAACAGACTGTCAATAATAACAGCATCAGCCCCCCAGCGGACAAGATCGCAG